A genomic stretch from Thermomonospora umbrina includes:
- the def gene encoding peptide deformylase produces the protein MAVKPIRLFGDPVLRTPAEPVKDFDKELRTLVKDLTDTMIDAPGAGLAAPQLGVGLRVFTYYVDDRLGHVVNPTLDLSEERQDGEEGCLSLPGLSFPTPRAWRAVAKGHNMHGEPITLEGTDLLARCVQHETDHLDGILFIDRMDPDQRKAAMKAIREAEWFGEPAPVVRDSPHRTFGKAL, from the coding sequence TTGGCCGTCAAGCCCATCCGTCTGTTCGGCGACCCGGTGCTGCGCACGCCGGCCGAGCCGGTCAAGGACTTCGACAAGGAACTGCGCACGCTCGTCAAGGACCTCACCGACACCATGATCGACGCCCCGGGCGCCGGGCTGGCCGCCCCCCAGCTCGGGGTGGGCCTGCGGGTGTTCACCTATTACGTGGACGACCGGCTCGGTCACGTGGTCAATCCCACGCTGGACCTGTCGGAGGAACGACAGGACGGCGAGGAGGGCTGCCTGTCCCTGCCCGGCCTCAGCTTCCCCACCCCGCGCGCCTGGCGGGCCGTCGCCAAGGGCCACAACATGCACGGCGAGCCGATCACGCTGGAGGGCACCGACCTGCTGGCCCGGTGCGTGCAGCACGAGACCGACCACCTCGACGGCATCCTGTTCATCGACCGGATGGACCCGGACCAGCGCAAGGCCGCCATGAAGGCCATCCGCGAGGCCGAATGGTTCGGCGAGCCCGCCCCGGTGGTCAGGGACTCGCCGCACCGCACCTTCGGTAAGGCGCTGTAG
- a CDS encoding nicotinamide mononucleotide transporter family protein, whose protein sequence is MSGGWTEAGFTVLDQKVLWTDLVGNAAALGTVALAIRRTIWTWPVQITGSVLLLVASVSAGLTGSALKQVMFGALAAYGWWKWSQGLRGDDLPIRPATGRERLGLLAVMAVGTALVAALFQATGWSWAPLPDAYIFVGSAVATYAQGRALTDFWLVWIAVDLVGVPLAFASGLVVSGAVYGVFLVMVLVGLRGWHRRYRARGQEGADATVRTGTREAVAA, encoded by the coding sequence GTGAGCGGCGGCTGGACCGAGGCCGGGTTCACGGTGCTCGACCAGAAGGTGCTGTGGACCGACCTGGTCGGCAACGCGGCGGCGCTGGGCACCGTCGCGCTGGCGATCCGGCGGACGATCTGGACGTGGCCGGTGCAGATCACCGGCTCGGTGCTGCTGCTGGTGGCCTCGGTGAGCGCGGGCCTGACGGGGAGCGCGCTCAAGCAGGTCATGTTCGGCGCGCTCGCCGCGTACGGCTGGTGGAAGTGGTCGCAGGGCCTGCGCGGCGACGACCTGCCGATCCGTCCGGCGACCGGCCGCGAGCGGCTCGGGCTGCTGGCGGTCATGGCCGTCGGCACCGCGCTGGTCGCCGCGTTGTTCCAGGCGACCGGCTGGTCGTGGGCGCCGCTGCCGGACGCGTACATCTTCGTGGGCAGCGCGGTCGCGACCTACGCGCAGGGCCGCGCGCTGACGGACTTCTGGCTGGTGTGGATCGCCGTCGACCTGGTCGGCGTCCCGCTGGCGTTCGCCTCCGGCCTGGTCGTGTCGGGCGCGGTGTACGGGGTGTTCTTGGTGATGGTCCTCGTCGGGCTCCGCGGCTGGCACCGCCGGTACCGGGCCCGCGGTCAGGAGGGTGCGGACGCGACCGTCCGCACCGGGACAAGGGAAGCGGTGGCGGCATGA
- a CDS encoding riboflavin synthase yields the protein MFTGIVEELGEVVEVEPHGDSARLTVRGPLVTEDAVHGASIAVNGVCLTVVETSGGAFSADVMKETLERSSLGVLAPGSRVNLERPVRLSDRLGGHLVQGHVDGVGTIVAREPGERWDVVTVSLPPELSRYVVDKGSITVDGISLTVVEAGAEHFTVSLIPTTLELTTLGHKVPGDPVNLEVDVVAKYVERLTGAGRGSVS from the coding sequence ATGTTCACCGGCATTGTCGAGGAGCTCGGCGAGGTCGTCGAGGTGGAGCCCCACGGGGACTCCGCCCGGCTCACCGTCCGCGGGCCGCTGGTCACCGAGGACGCCGTGCACGGGGCCTCCATCGCGGTCAACGGCGTCTGTCTGACCGTCGTCGAGACCTCCGGCGGCGCGTTCTCCGCCGACGTCATGAAGGAGACCCTCGAACGGTCGAGCCTCGGCGTCCTGGCCCCCGGCTCGCGGGTCAACCTCGAACGCCCCGTACGGCTGTCGGACCGCCTCGGCGGCCACCTCGTGCAGGGCCACGTGGACGGCGTCGGCACGATCGTGGCGCGGGAGCCGGGGGAGCGGTGGGACGTCGTCACCGTGTCCCTCCCGCCAGAGCTGAGCCGCTACGTCGTCGACAAGGGCTCCATCACCGTCGACGGCATCAGCCTGACCGTCGTCGAGGCGGGCGCGGAGCACTTCACCGTGTCGCTCATCCCGACCACGCTGGAGCTGACGACCCTCGGGCACAAGGTGCCCGGCGACCCCGTCAACCTCGAGGTCGACGTGGTCGCCAAGTACGTCGAGCGGCTGACCGGGGCGGGCCGGGGGAGCGTCTCGTGA
- the fmt gene encoding methionyl-tRNA formyltransferase → MRLVFAGTPETAVPALEALLDSPRHEVVAVVTRPDAPAGRGRRMVASPVAERAAEAGVEVLKPVKARDPEFLDRLREIAPDCCPVVAYGALLPRAALDIPRHGWVNLHFSLLPAWRGAAPVQHAVLHGDDVTGACTFEIEEDLDTGPVYGVLTEPIRPDDTSGELLARLAHAGARLLADTMDGIEQGVLEPRPQPAEGVSYASKLTPDDARVDWTAPALRVDRLVRACTPAPGAWTTFRDERLKLGPVRLAVGAGDLAPGELKATKKELLVGTATHPVALGEVQPQGRRRMPAADWMRGLTLDDKDTLV, encoded by the coding sequence ATGAGGCTGGTCTTCGCAGGGACGCCCGAGACGGCGGTCCCGGCGCTGGAGGCGTTGCTGGACTCGCCGCGGCACGAGGTGGTCGCGGTCGTCACCCGGCCCGACGCCCCCGCCGGGAGGGGGCGTCGGATGGTGGCGAGTCCGGTCGCCGAGCGGGCCGCCGAGGCGGGTGTGGAGGTGCTCAAGCCCGTGAAGGCGAGGGACCCGGAGTTCCTCGACCGGCTCCGTGAGATCGCCCCCGACTGCTGCCCCGTGGTGGCCTACGGCGCGCTGCTGCCCCGCGCCGCGCTCGACATCCCCCGGCACGGCTGGGTCAACCTGCACTTCTCCCTGCTGCCCGCCTGGCGCGGCGCGGCCCCGGTCCAGCACGCCGTCCTGCACGGCGACGACGTCACCGGCGCCTGCACGTTCGAGATCGAGGAGGACCTGGACACCGGACCGGTGTACGGGGTCCTCACCGAGCCGATCCGGCCCGACGACACCTCCGGCGAGCTGCTGGCACGGCTGGCCCACGCGGGCGCCCGCCTGTTGGCCGACACGATGGACGGCATCGAGCAGGGCGTCCTGGAGCCGCGCCCGCAGCCCGCCGAGGGCGTCTCGTACGCCTCCAAGCTGACACCCGACGACGCCCGCGTCGACTGGACCGCCCCGGCGCTGCGCGTCGACCGGCTGGTGCGGGCCTGCACGCCCGCGCCCGGCGCGTGGACGACGTTCCGCGACGAGCGACTGAAACTGGGCCCCGTACGCCTGGCCGTCGGCGCCGGCGACCTGGCCCCGGGGGAGCTGAAGGCCACCAAGAAGGAGCTCCTCGTCGGCACCGCCACCCATCCCGTCGCGCTCGGCGAGGTTCAGCCGCAGGGCAGGCGCCGGATGCCCGCCGCCGACTGGATGCGCGGGCTGACCCTCGACGACAAGGACACCCTGGTCTGA
- a CDS encoding RsmB/NOP family class I SAM-dependent RNA methyltransferase: MPPARNARTARDRRGHDRRPGGPRRTGGPEDLVRRTAFDVIRAVQTRDAYANLLLPSRLRDRDLTGRDAALATELTYGTLRGLGTYDAVLALCSDRPLRRIDGPLLDVLRLGAHQLLATRIPPHAAVGTAVELARSVSGPGQAKFANAVLRKVATRDLAAWLEIVAPPGDEVGRLSVTHSHPRWIVTALRDALGADRDEIEALLAADNARPRVTLVAKPGRATAEELVEAGAEPAAYSPQAALLPEGDPAAVAAVRESRAAVQDEASQLVALALAAAPLDGPDATWLDLCAGPGGKAGLLAGLATLRDARLVACDLQHHRAALVRRAVDDRTGVAVVDGTVPAWRPGAFDRVLLDAPCTGLGALRRRPESRWRRQPSSVAELGPLQRSLLASALEAVRPGGVVAYVTCSPHLAETRVVVDDVLRRRQDVERLDSPAVLAEVASGGLEGLGDGPYAQFWPHRHGTDAMFLALLRRTG; encoded by the coding sequence ATGCCGCCCGCACGCAACGCCCGCACCGCCCGCGACCGTCGGGGCCACGACCGGCGACCGGGCGGGCCGCGCCGCACCGGCGGGCCCGAGGACCTGGTGCGCCGGACGGCCTTCGATGTCATCCGGGCGGTGCAGACCCGGGACGCGTACGCCAACCTGCTCCTCCCCAGCAGGCTGCGCGACCGCGACCTGACGGGCCGGGACGCCGCCCTGGCCACCGAGCTGACCTATGGCACGCTGCGCGGGCTGGGCACCTACGACGCGGTGCTGGCGCTGTGCAGCGACCGGCCGCTGCGACGCATCGACGGGCCGCTGCTGGACGTGCTGCGGCTGGGGGCCCACCAGTTGCTGGCCACCCGGATCCCGCCGCACGCGGCCGTCGGCACGGCCGTCGAGCTGGCCCGTTCGGTGTCCGGTCCGGGGCAGGCCAAGTTCGCCAACGCGGTGCTCCGCAAGGTCGCCACCCGCGACCTGGCGGCGTGGCTGGAGATCGTCGCGCCGCCCGGCGACGAGGTCGGCCGCCTGTCGGTGACGCACAGCCACCCGCGCTGGATCGTCACCGCGCTGCGCGACGCGCTCGGGGCCGACCGCGACGAGATCGAGGCGCTGCTGGCCGCCGACAACGCGCGGCCGCGCGTCACGCTGGTCGCCAAGCCCGGCCGCGCCACGGCGGAGGAACTGGTGGAGGCGGGCGCGGAGCCCGCCGCGTACTCGCCGCAGGCGGCGCTGCTCCCCGAGGGCGACCCGGCGGCCGTCGCGGCGGTCCGGGAGTCCCGCGCCGCCGTCCAGGACGAGGCCAGTCAACTGGTGGCCCTCGCGCTGGCCGCCGCGCCGCTGGACGGGCCCGACGCGACCTGGCTGGACCTGTGCGCCGGTCCCGGCGGCAAGGCGGGGCTGCTGGCCGGCCTGGCGACGCTGCGGGACGCCCGGCTGGTCGCCTGCGACCTCCAGCACCACCGCGCCGCGCTGGTGCGCCGCGCGGTCGACGACCGCACCGGCGTCGCCGTCGTGGACGGCACCGTCCCCGCCTGGCGGCCCGGCGCGTTCGACCGGGTGCTGCTCGACGCCCCCTGCACGGGGCTCGGCGCGCTGCGGCGACGCCCGGAGTCCCGCTGGCGGCGGCAGCCGTCGTCCGTGGCGGAGCTGGGCCCGCTCCAGCGGTCGCTGCTGGCGTCGGCGCTGGAGGCCGTCCGGCCCGGGGGAGTGGTGGCGTACGTGACCTGCTCCCCGCACCTGGCCGAGACGCGGGTCGTGGTCGACGACGTGCTGCGCCGCCGTCAGGACGTGGAACGGCTCGACTCCCCGGCGGTCCTGGCCGAGGTGGCGTCCGGGGGACTGGAGGGGCTGGGCGACGGTCCGTACGCCCAGTTCTGGCCGCACCGGCACGGCACCGACGCGATGTTCCTGGCGCTGCTGCGCCGGACGGGCTGA
- a CDS encoding HAD-IA family hydrolase, whose amino-acid sequence MLLPAAAVLFDVDGTLIDSTPVVERTARVWAAEHGVDPEAFLAVAHGRRNDDLVAEFLPSLSPERAAAAVARMDALEAADTEGVTALPGVRRLLADLDGRPWALVTSMDRPLLAVRRAAAGLPLPDVVVTAEDVRHGKPDPEGYLSAARRLGVDPVACVVVEDAPAGVRAGRSAGARVVALTTSHPASALEEADVIVPDLTAVSVTADGLRVAGGIRPF is encoded by the coding sequence GTGCTCCTCCCCGCTGCCGCGGTGCTGTTCGACGTGGACGGCACCCTGATCGACTCGACCCCGGTCGTGGAGCGGACCGCCCGCGTGTGGGCGGCCGAGCACGGCGTGGACCCCGAGGCGTTCCTCGCCGTCGCCCACGGCCGCCGCAACGACGATCTGGTGGCGGAGTTCCTTCCGTCGCTGTCGCCCGAGCGGGCGGCGGCGGCGGTCGCGCGGATGGACGCCCTGGAGGCGGCCGACACCGAGGGCGTCACCGCGCTGCCGGGCGTCCGGCGGCTGTTGGCCGATCTCGACGGTCGCCCCTGGGCGCTGGTGACCTCGATGGACCGGCCGCTGCTGGCGGTGCGCCGCGCCGCCGCCGGGCTGCCGCTGCCCGACGTGGTCGTCACCGCCGAGGACGTCCGGCACGGGAAGCCCGACCCGGAGGGCTACCTGTCGGCCGCGCGGAGACTGGGTGTCGACCCGGTGGCCTGCGTGGTCGTCGAAGACGCCCCGGCGGGCGTGCGCGCGGGCCGTTCCGCCGGGGCCCGGGTCGTGGCCCTGACCACCAGCCATCCCGCGTCGGCGCTGGAGGAGGCCGACGTGATCGTCCCCGATCTCACCGCCGTCTCGGTCACGGCGGACGGCCTGCGGGTGGCCGGGGGGATCCGCCCGTTCTGA
- a CDS encoding DUF6069 family protein has translation MASSVSVPDVGSGRWRRRAQGVGVGAAVAASIAVWSIADPLLGEDLVVQQPGKDPMDLGFGAILTFSLLPSLAGWGLLAVLERLTSRARAIWTTVAVALLVLSFAPVLSVEATGATKLTLALLHLVVGAALIPVFWRSARTAREPR, from the coding sequence ATGGCATCGAGTGTGAGCGTCCCCGACGTCGGGTCCGGCAGGTGGCGGCGGCGCGCCCAGGGGGTCGGCGTGGGTGCGGCGGTCGCGGCGTCGATCGCGGTCTGGTCGATCGCCGATCCGCTGCTCGGCGAGGACCTGGTGGTCCAACAGCCCGGCAAGGACCCCATGGACCTGGGCTTCGGCGCGATCCTGACCTTCTCGCTGCTCCCGTCGCTGGCCGGCTGGGGCCTCCTGGCGGTCCTGGAACGGCTCACCTCCCGGGCCCGGGCGATCTGGACGACCGTCGCCGTCGCCCTGTTGGTCCTCTCGTTCGCCCCCGTGCTGTCCGTCGAGGCCACCGGCGCGACCAAGCTGACGCTGGCCCTGCTGCACCTGGTCGTCGGCGCGGCCCTCATCCCGGTGTTCTGGAGGTCCGCCCGCACCGCCCGAGAACCGCGTTAG
- a CDS encoding phosphatase PAP2 family protein, which produces MTGFMQAASFVGSAGFYLPLLVLAFWCLNPVAAGRAAVVLAAGAMVNVLLKLIFADPRPYWTDPAINPLSSESSFGMPSGHAQGSTLAYGLLAYHLGRRRAWAAAGVVVVLVGVSRVHLGVHSIGQVAAGWAVGAVILVAAIRLGPTATRWWGDRGLPVRLWICAALALGALGATVVIVELGLDGWQMPPAWRSAIIAAGGSADPRWLERAAASAAVLGGVPAGLSWLAHRGWFVPSGDPWRRVLAVPVGVAGLLPILSLWLVLPRHAAAVFAVLVLVALWLTAGAPETFVRLGLAGRPTPGLTRPGEPALTEDS; this is translated from the coding sequence ATGACGGGATTCATGCAGGCGGCGTCCTTCGTGGGCAGCGCGGGGTTCTACCTGCCGCTGCTGGTGCTGGCGTTCTGGTGCCTGAACCCGGTCGCGGCGGGCCGCGCGGCGGTGGTGCTGGCCGCCGGCGCGATGGTCAACGTGCTGCTCAAGCTGATCTTCGCCGATCCGCGCCCGTACTGGACCGACCCGGCGATCAACCCGCTGTCGTCGGAGTCCTCGTTCGGCATGCCGTCGGGGCACGCGCAGGGGTCGACGCTCGCCTACGGTCTGCTGGCGTACCACCTGGGGCGTCGTCGGGCGTGGGCGGCGGCCGGGGTCGTGGTCGTCCTGGTCGGGGTGTCCCGCGTCCACCTGGGCGTCCATTCGATCGGTCAGGTGGCGGCCGGCTGGGCGGTCGGGGCGGTGATCCTGGTCGCCGCGATCCGGCTCGGGCCGACGGCGACCCGCTGGTGGGGGGACCGGGGCCTGCCGGTCCGGCTCTGGATCTGCGCCGCCCTGGCCCTCGGCGCGCTCGGCGCGACCGTGGTGATCGTGGAGTTGGGGCTGGACGGCTGGCAGATGCCCCCGGCCTGGCGCAGCGCCATCATCGCCGCCGGGGGTTCGGCCGACCCGCGCTGGCTGGAGCGCGCGGCGGCGTCGGCGGCCGTCCTGGGCGGTGTGCCCGCCGGGCTGTCCTGGCTGGCGCACCGCGGCTGGTTCGTCCCGTCCGGGGACCCGTGGCGGCGGGTCCTCGCCGTCCCGGTGGGGGTGGCGGGGCTGCTGCCGATCCTGTCGCTGTGGCTCGTGCTGCCCCGACATGCGGCGGCCGTGTTCGCCGTCCTCGTGCTCGTCGCGCTCTGGCTGACCGCCGGGGCGCCCGAGACGTTCGTCCGCCTCGGGTTGGCGGGGCGTCCCACCCCCGGTCTCACCCGGCCGGGTGAACCGGCCCTCACGGAGGACTCCTAG
- a CDS encoding primosomal protein N' has product MDDLPVSPPAKGGSAKRTAKKGARQPAETLPVARVLVDMSLPHLDRPFDYLVPRQWDAKTVPGCRVRVRFAGQLVDGFVLERVAESDHEGRLAFLERVTSPEAVLTPEIAALAREVADRYAGTLADVLRLAVPPRHAATEAEEHPDPGEWRPEPPAPGTWGHYPAGTSFLNALAEGRAPRAVWTALPGRDWAEAIAGAVQATLASGRGALVVLADGRQVARVDAALAEALGEPSRHVALTAESGPAERYRRWLAVLRGTATAVVGTRAAMFAPVHDLGLVVLWDDGDDVHAEPHAPYPHPREVLALRAHRSGAGALIGGFTRTTDATVLVESGWAHALVADRQRIRTAMPRVRPAGDDADMARDEAARSARLPSLALSTARRALEQGPVLVQVPRRGYVPGLRCGRCRGPARCAGCQGPLAIRSSHAAPYCRWCGRIAGDWECPECGGRHVRAAVVGARRTAEELGRAFPGVPVRTSGRDGVLDRVGAAPALIVSTPGAEPVADEGYAAALLLDGWVLLSRPDLRAAEEALRRWMNAAALVRSAAPVIILADGSLPPVQALLRWDPVTLAERELADRRELGFPPAARMASLTGAPAAIRELLADTRLPEGAQVLGPVPVAAPQDPAASGAPAPERERALIRVPRNAGTALGRALKAAQGVRSARRAPDPVRAQIDPLELI; this is encoded by the coding sequence ATGGACGACCTCCCGGTGAGCCCGCCCGCCAAGGGCGGCTCCGCGAAGAGGACCGCCAAGAAGGGCGCCCGGCAGCCCGCCGAGACGCTGCCGGTGGCGCGCGTCCTGGTGGACATGTCGCTGCCGCACCTGGACCGCCCGTTCGACTACCTCGTCCCCCGCCAGTGGGACGCCAAGACGGTGCCGGGCTGCCGGGTGCGGGTCCGGTTCGCCGGGCAGCTCGTGGACGGCTTCGTCCTGGAACGGGTGGCCGAGAGCGACCACGAGGGGCGGTTGGCGTTCCTGGAGCGGGTCACCTCGCCCGAGGCCGTCCTCACCCCGGAGATCGCGGCGTTGGCCAGGGAGGTCGCCGACCGCTACGCGGGGACCCTCGCCGACGTGCTGCGGCTGGCCGTCCCGCCCCGGCACGCCGCCACCGAGGCCGAGGAGCACCCCGACCCGGGGGAGTGGCGGCCCGAGCCGCCCGCGCCCGGCACCTGGGGCCACTACCCGGCCGGGACGTCCTTCCTGAACGCGCTGGCCGAGGGCCGGGCCCCCAGGGCGGTGTGGACGGCGCTGCCCGGCCGCGACTGGGCCGAGGCGATCGCCGGGGCCGTTCAGGCGACCCTCGCGTCGGGGCGCGGCGCGCTCGTGGTGCTCGCCGACGGCCGGCAGGTGGCGCGGGTGGACGCCGCCCTGGCCGAGGCCCTCGGGGAGCCGTCGCGGCATGTGGCGCTCACGGCCGAGTCGGGGCCCGCCGAACGCTACCGGCGGTGGCTGGCGGTCCTGCGCGGCACGGCCACGGCGGTGGTCGGCACCCGCGCGGCGATGTTCGCGCCCGTCCACGACCTCGGGCTGGTCGTCCTGTGGGACGACGGCGACGACGTCCACGCCGAGCCCCACGCCCCGTACCCGCACCCCCGCGAGGTGCTGGCGCTGCGGGCGCACCGTTCGGGGGCCGGGGCGCTGATCGGGGGGTTCACCCGCACCACCGACGCCACCGTCCTGGTGGAGAGCGGCTGGGCGCACGCTCTCGTGGCCGACCGGCAGCGGATCCGCACGGCGATGCCCCGGGTCCGGCCCGCCGGCGACGACGCCGACATGGCCAGGGACGAGGCCGCCCGTTCGGCCCGTCTGCCGTCGCTGGCGCTGAGCACGGCCCGCCGGGCGCTGGAGCAGGGGCCCGTACTCGTCCAGGTGCCCCGTCGCGGCTACGTTCCGGGTCTGCGCTGCGGTCGCTGCCGGGGGCCCGCGCGCTGCGCCGGCTGTCAGGGGCCGCTGGCGATCAGGTCGTCGCACGCGGCCCCGTACTGCCGCTGGTGCGGCCGGATCGCCGGCGACTGGGAGTGCCCCGAGTGCGGCGGGCGCCATGTCCGCGCCGCCGTCGTGGGGGCCCGCCGCACCGCCGAGGAGCTGGGCCGCGCCTTCCCCGGCGTCCCGGTGCGGACGTCGGGCCGTGACGGGGTGCTCGACCGGGTGGGCGCCGCGCCCGCGCTGATCGTGTCCACCCCCGGGGCCGAGCCGGTCGCCGACGAGGGGTACGCGGCGGCGCTGCTCCTGGACGGCTGGGTCCTGCTGTCCCGCCCCGACCTGCGGGCCGCCGAGGAGGCGCTGCGCCGCTGGATGAACGCCGCCGCCCTCGTCCGCTCCGCCGCCCCGGTGATCATCCTGGCGGACGGGTCGCTGCCCCCGGTCCAGGCCCTGCTCCGCTGGGACCCGGTGACCCTGGCCGAGCGGGAGCTGGCCGACCGGCGCGAGCTGGGGTTCCCGCCGGCCGCCCGGATGGCGTCCCTGACCGGCGCCCCGGCGGCGATCCGCGAGCTGCTCGCCGACACCCGGCTGCCGGAGGGCGCCCAGGTCCTCGGGCCCGTCCCGGTCGCCGCCCCGCAGGACCCCGCGGCCTCCGGAGCGCCCGCCCCCGAGAGGGAACGCGCCCTGATCAGGGTGCCCCGCAACGCCGGCACCGCGCTCGGGCGGGCGCTGAAGGCCGCCCAGGGCGTCCGGAGTGCCCGCCGCGCCCCCGATCCGGTCCGCGCGCAGATCGACCCGCTGGAACTGATCTGA
- a CDS encoding DoxX family protein, whose product MDVIALIGRILFAAIFLGSAVGHLTATDAMAGYAASKRVPRPRLGVQASGVYILVAAVLLILGIWPDLAALALVPFLLITAFMFHDFWSQSEPGTRQQEQIQFLKDVSLAGGALALFVLYASDGHPGLNLVGPLFA is encoded by the coding sequence ATGGACGTCATCGCCTTGATCGGGCGGATCCTGTTCGCCGCCATCTTCCTCGGCTCGGCCGTGGGGCACCTGACCGCGACCGACGCGATGGCCGGGTACGCCGCGAGCAAGCGGGTGCCCCGGCCGCGGCTCGGCGTGCAGGCCTCCGGCGTGTACATCCTGGTGGCCGCCGTGCTGCTGATCCTGGGCATCTGGCCGGACCTCGCGGCCCTGGCCCTGGTGCCGTTCCTGCTGATCACGGCGTTCATGTTCCACGACTTCTGGTCGCAGAGCGAGCCGGGGACCCGGCAGCAGGAGCAGATCCAGTTCCTCAAGGACGTGTCCCTGGCCGGAGGCGCCCTGGCCCTGTTCGTGCTGTACGCCTCCGACGGGCACCCGGGCCTCAACCTCGTCGGCCCGCTCTTCGCCTAA
- a CDS encoding MarR family winged helix-turn-helix transcriptional regulator has product MNAVPPPQRPAHDEISAMVFQVAERLRHCFNAAASRLDLPPAQAQALATNRFPAPMRRLAEVLACDASNITGIVDGLERRGLVHREPDPGDRRVKLVVLTEEGERRRQALLSHVSEASAQVFTLPETDQRALRDLLARVVEARPEGGRPGCAL; this is encoded by the coding sequence ATGAACGCCGTGCCCCCGCCCCAGCGCCCGGCCCACGACGAGATCAGCGCGATGGTCTTCCAGGTGGCGGAACGGCTGCGGCACTGCTTCAACGCCGCCGCGTCGCGGCTCGACCTGCCCCCCGCGCAGGCCCAGGCGCTGGCCACCAACCGCTTCCCCGCCCCCATGCGCCGGCTCGCCGAGGTGCTGGCCTGCGACGCCTCCAACATCACCGGCATCGTGGACGGCCTGGAGCGGCGCGGCCTCGTCCACCGCGAGCCCGACCCGGGCGACCGCCGGGTCAAGCTGGTGGTCCTCACCGAGGAGGGCGAACGCCGCCGTCAGGCCCTGCTGAGCCATGTGTCCGAGGCGTCCGCCCAGGTCTTCACCCTGCCGGAGACCGACCAGCGCGCCCTGCGCGACCTTCTCGCCCGCGTCGTCGAGGCCCGCCCCGAAGGCGGCCGGCCCGGCTGCGCCCTCTGA
- the rpe gene encoding ribulose-phosphate 3-epimerase gives MAAKISPSILSADFARLADEVALISDTADWVHVDVMDNHFVPNLTLGLPIVEALLKHSALPLDCHLMIEDPDRWAPAYAEVGAGSVTIHAEAAKAPIRTLRTIRAAGARAGLGINPATPVEPYEDLLGEIDMLLLMTVEPGFGGQRFLDVVLPKVRRARKLIKDRDLPVWLQVDGGVSAETIERCAEAGADVFVAGNAVYGADDPAEAVRALRGQAERAMDAV, from the coding sequence ATGGCCGCAAAGATCTCTCCCAGCATCCTGTCCGCCGACTTCGCCCGCCTGGCCGACGAGGTCGCGCTGATCTCCGACACCGCCGACTGGGTGCACGTCGACGTGATGGACAACCACTTCGTGCCCAACCTGACCCTGGGGCTGCCGATCGTGGAGGCGCTGCTCAAGCACAGCGCGCTGCCGCTCGACTGCCACCTGATGATCGAGGACCCGGACCGGTGGGCGCCCGCCTACGCCGAGGTCGGCGCGGGGAGCGTCACCATCCACGCGGAGGCGGCCAAGGCCCCCATCCGCACGCTGCGGACCATCCGGGCCGCCGGGGCCCGCGCCGGGCTGGGCATCAACCCGGCGACCCCGGTCGAGCCGTACGAGGACCTGCTGGGCGAGATCGACATGCTGCTGCTGATGACCGTGGAGCCCGGGTTCGGCGGCCAGCGGTTCCTGGACGTGGTGCTGCCGAAGGTGCGCCGCGCCCGCAAGCTGATCAAGGACCGGGACCTGCCGGTCTGGCTGCAGGTGGACGGCGGCGTCAGCGCCGAGACCATCGAGCGCTGCGCCGAGGCGGGCGCGGACGTGTTCGTGGCGGGCAACGCGGTGTACGGCGCCGACGACCCCGCCGAGGCCGTCCGGGCCCTGCGCGGGCAGGCCGAGCGGGCCATGGACGCGGTCTGA